A genome region from Brassica oleracea var. oleracea cultivar TO1000 chromosome C2, BOL, whole genome shotgun sequence includes the following:
- the LOC106324505 gene encoding LOW QUALITY PROTEIN: G-type lectin S-receptor-like serine/threonine-protein kinase At4g11900 (The sequence of the model RefSeq protein was modified relative to this genomic sequence to represent the inferred CDS: deleted 2 bases in 1 codon) has translation MDTSNKKGFSIFHGFLMMFLSLQLQEVCSDRIFTNQSLSGYQTIVSSGYVYELDLFTPEPEDWVASLLRDNDYVAMGDGLTSTSTKLWQSFDVPQCLISWNSIKDPSPGHYSLKVDHITRNTLIVMVSNGSKSCWSSGPCYVSDQRCMVYSYGGSFRLCNGKTSQVSCECIPNFARDRNFPLQNIQIKSERSIFCIYVKSWSYKLMNNQSQMRLENKGATKHYKTATIVLASVLTSVAAAAFLVGSCCYFSSRRRTRAQKAEADTTETEDGDGEGMCDLSLHTIIRATSGFSEDCKIGEGGFGPVYKAKLPNGVDVAIKRLSKRSNQGLNEFKNEVDLVNRLQHRNLVRLLGHCVEEDEKLLIYEYMSNKSLDGFLFDSIKSRELDWKKRMNIINGTTRGLQYLHEDSHLKIIHRDLKSSNILLDDEMNPKISDFGTARIFDCKQIDDNTQRIIGTYGYMSPEYGWGGIISEKSDIYSFGVLLLEIISGKKANKFVHNDHNSLINYAWQSWCDTKGVSIVDEALGDSYSSKEAMRCTHIALLCVQDHPKDRPTISQIGYMFNNDYHLQYPKQPTFTNALNKDQRLMSHCAFSMNEATQTTMEGR, from the exons ATGGACACCAGCAACAAGAAAGGGTTCTCCATCTTCCATGGATTCTTGATGATGTTCCTCTCTCTCCAATTGCAGGAGGTTTGTTCTGATAGAATCTTCACCAATCAATCTCTTTCAGGATACCAGACCATTGTTTCTAGTGGTTATGTTTACGAACTTGACCTCTTCACACCAGAACCAG AAGATTGGGTGGCCAGTCTTCTACGTGATAACGATTATGTAGCTATGGGAGATGGGCTTACTTCAACATCTACCAAGTTGTGGCAGAGTTTTGATGTTCCACAATGTCTCATCTCGTGGAATAGCATCAAAGATCCATCCCCGGGTCACTACTCTCTCAAGGTTGACCATATAACAAGAAACACTCTCATCGTCATGGTTTCAAATGGATCTAAATCATGTTGGTCGAGTGGCCCGTGCTATGTATCCGACCAAAGATGTATGGTTTATAGTTACGGGGGGTCGTTTAGGTTATGTAATGGGAAAACATCGCAGGTCTCTTGTGAATGCATTCCTAATTTCGCACGAGACAGGAATTTTCCTCTTCAGAACATACAGATAAAGTCAGAACGTAGC ATATTTTGTATATATGTCAAGTCATGGTCATACAAGCTCATGAATAATCAGTCACAAATGCGTCTAGAGAATAAAGGAGCAACAAAACATTACAAAACCGCAACCATTGTACTAGCCAGTGTACTAACATCAGTAGCTGCCGCTGCATTTCTTGTTGGTTCGTGTTGTTACTTTTCATCTCGGCGCAGAACAAGAGCACAAAAAG CTGAAGCGGATACTACTGAAACAGAGGATGGTGATGGAGAAGGGATGTGTGACCTAAGTCTACATACAATAATAAGAGCAACCAGTGGTTTCTCTGAGGACTGCAAGATCGGGGAAGGTGGTTTTGGTCCAGTCTATAAG GCAAAGCTACCAAATGGAGTGGATGTGGCAATCAAAAGGCTTTCAAAAAGGTCAAACCAAGGTCTGAACGAGTTCAAGAACGAAGTGGATTTGGTCAACAGACTTCAACATAGGAACCTAGTGAGACTTTTAGGACACTGCGTGGAAGAAGACGAGAAACTCCTTATATACGAGTACATGTCTAATAAGAGCCTTGATGGTTTCCTCTTTG ATTCAATTAAGAGTAGGGAATTGGATTGGAAGAAACGTATGAATATAATAAATGGGACAACAAGAGGACTTCAATATCTGCATGAAGACTCACATCTCAAGATAATCCATCGAGATCTTAAGTCAAGCAACATCCTTCTTGACGATGAGATGAATCCTAAAATCTCAGATTTTGGAACTGCTAGGATTTTCGATTGCAAACAGATCGATGACAATACCCAAAGGATCATTGGAACATA TGGCTATATGTCACCGGAATATGGCTGGGGCGGAATAATTTCAGAAAAATCTGATATATATAGCTTTGGAGTTCTGTTATTGGAGATTATATCAGGCAAAAAGGCGAACAAGTTTGTTCATAACGATCACAACAGTCTCATTAATTAT GCATGGCAATCTTGGTGTGACACAAAGGGTGTTAGCATTGTAGATGAAGCATTAGGTGATTCATATTCTTCAAAAGAAGCAATGCGATGCACTCACATTGCACTTCTTTGTGTTCAAGACCATCCTAAGGACAGACCCACAATTTCACAAATCGGTTATATGTTCAACAACGACTACCATCTCCAGTATCCAAAACAGCCAACCTTCACAAATGCGTTGAACAAGGACCAGCGGTTAATGTCTCACTGTGCGTTCTCGATGAACGAAGCGACTCAGACAACAATGGAAGGACGATGA
- the LOC106326646 gene encoding flotillin-like protein 1 isoform X2 — protein sequence MFRVARASQYLAITGAGIEDIKLSKKSWVFPWQSCTVFDVSPVNYTFKVQAMSAEKLPFVLPAVFTIGPRVDDPEALILYARLISPHANGSNHVHELVEGVIEGETRVLAASMTMEEIFKGTKDFKKEVFDKVQLELDQFGLIIYNANVKQLVDVPGHEYFSYLGQKTQMEAANQARIDVSEAKMKGEIGAKERNGLTIQNAAKIDAESKIIMMQRQGEGAKEEIKVKTEIKVFENQKEADVAKANAELAMKKAAWDRVAQVAEVEATKAVALREAELQTEVEKMNALTRTEKLKAEFLSKASVEYETKMFSIGHYCCLQLQGSRSKLGTIQQAEASRGGSIREAKGCRGTESCSRRIILHKAERSRRTCCFSKCSRDLSQNPPRRSSQ from the exons ATGTTCAGGGTTGCTAGAGCTTCACAGTACCTAGCGATCACTGGTGCTGGTATCGAAGACATCAAGCTCTCCAAGAAATCATGGGTGTTTCCATGGCAATCTTGCACCGTCTTCGACGTTTCTCCGGTCAACTACACTTTCAAAGTCCAGGCCATGAGCGCTGAGAAGCTCCCTTTCGTTCTCCCCGCCGTCTTCACCATCGGACCTCGCGTGGACGACCCTGAAGCGCTGATTCTGTACGCTAGGCTTATTTCGCCTCACGCTAATGGATCCAACCACGTCCATGAGCTTGTTGAAGGTGTTATCGAAGGAGAGACTCGTGTCCTCGCTGCTTCTATGACCATGGAAGAGATCTTCAAAG GGACAAAGGATTTTAAGAAGGAGGTGTTTGATAAGGTTCAATTAGAACTAGACCAGTTCGGTCTCATAATCTATAACGCCAACGTGAAGCAGCTCGTTGATGTGCCTGGACATGAGTACTTCTCTTACTTGGGTCAGAAAACTCAAATGGAAGCAGCAAATCAAGCGAGGATCGATGTTTCTGAGGCCAAGATGAAGGGAGAGATAGGTGCAAAGGAACGTAACGGGCTTACTATTCAAAACGCAGCTAAAATTGACGCGGAGTCAAAGATCATAATGATGCAGAGGCAAGGAGAAGGGGCAAAGGAAGAGATCAAAGTGAAGACTGAGATAAAAGTGTTTGAGAATCAGAAGGAAGCTGATGTGGCTAAGGCTAATGCTGAGCTTGCCATGAAGAAAGCTGCTTGGGATAGGGTTGCTCAGGTTGCTGAGGTTGAAGCAACTAAAGCAGTGGCTTTGAGAGAAGCTGAGCTTCAGACAGAGGTTGAGAAAATGAACGCGTTGACTCGGACAGAGAAGCTCAAGGCTGAGTTTCTTAGCAAAGCAAGTGTTGAGTATGAAACAAAG ATGTTTTCAATCGGACATTATTGCTGTTTACAACTCCAAGGTTCAAGAAGCAAACTGGGAACTATACAACAAGCAGAAGCAAGCAGAGGCGGTTCTATACGAGAAGCAAAAGGATGCCGAGGCACAGAGAGCTGCAGCAGACGCATCATTCTACACAAAGCAGAAAGAAGCAGAAGGACTTGTTGCTTTAGCAAGTGCTCAAGGGACTTATCTCAGAACCCTCCTAGACGCTCTTCACAATGA
- the LOC106326646 gene encoding flotillin-like protein 1 isoform X1 gives MFRVARASQYLAITGAGIEDIKLSKKSWVFPWQSCTVFDVSPVNYTFKVQAMSAEKLPFVLPAVFTIGPRVDDPEALILYARLISPHANGSNHVHELVEGVIEGETRVLAASMTMEEIFKGTKDFKKEVFDKVQLELDQFGLIIYNANVKQLVDVPGHEYFSYLGQKTQMEAANQARIDVSEAKMKGEIGAKERNGLTIQNAAKIDAESKIIMMQRQGEGAKEEIKVKTEIKVFENQKEADVAKANAELAMKKAAWDRVAQVAEVEATKAVALREAELQTEVEKMNALTRTEKLKAEFLSKASVEYETKVQEANWELYNKQKQAEAVLYEKQKDAEAQRAAADASFYTKQKEAEGLVALASAQGTYLRTLLDALHNDYSALRDFLMINNGSYLEIAKINAIAVKDLNPKISVWNHGGEHGNSGGGSGNAMKDIAGLYKMLPPVLDTVYEQSGMQPPAWIGTLAAAES, from the exons ATGTTCAGGGTTGCTAGAGCTTCACAGTACCTAGCGATCACTGGTGCTGGTATCGAAGACATCAAGCTCTCCAAGAAATCATGGGTGTTTCCATGGCAATCTTGCACCGTCTTCGACGTTTCTCCGGTCAACTACACTTTCAAAGTCCAGGCCATGAGCGCTGAGAAGCTCCCTTTCGTTCTCCCCGCCGTCTTCACCATCGGACCTCGCGTGGACGACCCTGAAGCGCTGATTCTGTACGCTAGGCTTATTTCGCCTCACGCTAATGGATCCAACCACGTCCATGAGCTTGTTGAAGGTGTTATCGAAGGAGAGACTCGTGTCCTCGCTGCTTCTATGACCATGGAAGAGATCTTCAAAG GGACAAAGGATTTTAAGAAGGAGGTGTTTGATAAGGTTCAATTAGAACTAGACCAGTTCGGTCTCATAATCTATAACGCCAACGTGAAGCAGCTCGTTGATGTGCCTGGACATGAGTACTTCTCTTACTTGGGTCAGAAAACTCAAATGGAAGCAGCAAATCAAGCGAGGATCGATGTTTCTGAGGCCAAGATGAAGGGAGAGATAGGTGCAAAGGAACGTAACGGGCTTACTATTCAAAACGCAGCTAAAATTGACGCGGAGTCAAAGATCATAATGATGCAGAGGCAAGGAGAAGGGGCAAAGGAAGAGATCAAAGTGAAGACTGAGATAAAAGTGTTTGAGAATCAGAAGGAAGCTGATGTGGCTAAGGCTAATGCTGAGCTTGCCATGAAGAAAGCTGCTTGGGATAGGGTTGCTCAGGTTGCTGAGGTTGAAGCAACTAAAGCAGTGGCTTTGAGAGAAGCTGAGCTTCAGACAGAGGTTGAGAAAATGAACGCGTTGACTCGGACAGAGAAGCTCAAGGCTGAGTTTCTTAGCAAAGCAAGTGTTGAGTATGAAACAAAG GTTCAAGAAGCAAACTGGGAACTATACAACAAGCAGAAGCAAGCAGAGGCGGTTCTATACGAGAAGCAAAAGGATGCCGAGGCACAGAGAGCTGCAGCAGACGCATCATTCTACACAAAGCAGAAAGAAGCAGAAGGACTTGTTGCTTTAGCAAGTGCTCAAGGGACTTATCTCAGAACCCTCCTAGACGCTCTTCACAATGACTATTCTGCACTTAGAGACTTCCTGATGATTAACAATGGCTCTTATCTGGAGATAGCTAAGATTAACGCGATTGCGGTTAAAGACTTGAACCCCAAGATTAGCGTTTGGAACCACGGTGGAGAACATGGGAATAGTGGTGGTGGTAGTGGGAATGCTATGAAGGATATAGCTGGACTCTACAAGATGTTGCCTCCGGTTCTTGATACGGTTTATGAGCAGAGTGGGATGCAGCCACCGGCTTGGATCGGTACGTTAGCTGCTGCAGAGTCTTAA
- the LOC106325265 gene encoding uncharacterized protein LOC106325265, with protein sequence MATDQENLLSDNYDKTATFCGCGYLRRFHVFRWRRVGGGDSGWSGNLQEERSESWWSRKLKVLKEISEKIAGPKWKNFIRSFSKKKKVKRDVDFTYDLENYSLNFDEGGDNPSPERYVAPVVIKV encoded by the coding sequence ATGGCCACAGATCAAGAAAATCTACTCTCTGATAATTACGACAAAACGGCAACGTTTTGCGGGTGTGGGTATCTCCGTAGGTTCCATGTGTTTCGGTGGCGAAGAGTAGGAGGTGGAGACAGTGGCTGGAGCGGTAACTTGCAGGAAGAAAGAAGTGAAAGCTGGTGGAGCAGGAAACTTAAGGTGCTAAAGGAGATTTCTGAGAAAATTGCGGGGCCAAAGTGGAAAAACTTTATAAGAAGTTTTAGCAAGAAGAAGAAGGTGAAGAGGGATGTTGATTTCACTTACGATCTTGAAAACTATAGTCTTAATTTTGATGAGGGAGGTGATAATCCCTCACCGGAGAGGTATGTAGCTCCGGTTGTTATTAAAGTTTGA